A DNA window from Altererythrobacter sp. B11 contains the following coding sequences:
- the serA gene encoding phosphoglycerate dehydrogenase, which produces MTKPKVLISDKMDPNAALIFEERGCDVDVKPGMTPEELKAVIGQYDGLAIRSATKVTAEILDAATNLKVIGRAGIGVDNVDIPYASSKGVVVMNTPFGNSITTAEHAIAMMFALARQIPEANAQTQQGLWPKNGFMGVEVTGKTLGLIGAGNIGSIVASRALGLKMKVVAYDPFLTAERAVEMGVEKVDLETLLTRADFITLHTPLTEETRNILSRERLEKTKKGVRIINCARGGLVDEAALKDMLDSGHVAGAALDVFAVEPAKDSPLFGTPNFICTPHLGASTTEAQVNVALQVAEQISDFLVSGGVTNALNMPSLSAEEAPKLKPYMALAEKLGSLVGQLAHGDLPKISIEVEGAAARLNQKPITGAVMAGLMKRFSSSVNMVNAPFLAKERGMEVREVRNENEGVYHTLVRVTVATSQGDRSVAGTLFGNTAPRLVEIFGIGIEADLDGHMLYIVNEDAPGFIGRIGGLLGEAGINIGTFHLGRRSAGGEAVLLLSVDQAIPADVIARAEQLQGVKVVKALAF; this is translated from the coding sequence ATGACCAAGCCCAAAGTCCTCATTTCCGACAAGATGGACCCCAACGCCGCGCTCATCTTCGAAGAGCGCGGCTGCGACGTGGATGTGAAGCCCGGCATGACGCCGGAAGAGCTCAAGGCCGTGATCGGCCAGTATGATGGCCTCGCCATCCGCTCCGCCACAAAGGTGACAGCGGAAATCCTCGACGCCGCGACCAATCTGAAGGTCATCGGCCGCGCGGGCATCGGCGTCGACAATGTCGATATCCCCTACGCCTCTTCCAAGGGTGTGGTGGTGATGAACACGCCGTTCGGTAATTCGATCACCACGGCAGAACATGCCATCGCCATGATGTTCGCGCTGGCCCGGCAGATCCCCGAAGCCAATGCGCAGACCCAGCAAGGTCTGTGGCCGAAGAACGGCTTCATGGGCGTGGAAGTCACCGGTAAGACGCTGGGCCTGATCGGCGCGGGCAATATCGGCTCGATCGTCGCCAGCCGCGCGCTGGGGCTGAAGATGAAGGTCGTCGCCTACGATCCCTTCCTCACGGCCGAGCGTGCGGTGGAAATGGGCGTGGAGAAGGTCGATCTCGAAACGCTGCTCACCCGGGCCGATTTCATCACCCTGCATACGCCGCTGACCGAAGAGACGCGCAATATTCTCAGCCGCGAGCGGCTGGAAAAGACCAAGAAGGGCGTGCGGATCATCAACTGCGCCCGCGGTGGTCTGGTGGATGAAGCTGCGCTCAAGGACATGCTCGACAGCGGCCATGTGGCCGGCGCCGCGCTGGACGTGTTCGCGGTGGAGCCGGCGAAGGATAGCCCGCTGTTCGGCACGCCGAACTTCATCTGCACCCCGCATCTGGGCGCCTCCACCACGGAAGCGCAGGTCAATGTGGCTTTGCAGGTGGCGGAGCAGATCAGCGATTTCCTCGTCAGCGGCGGTGTTACCAATGCGCTCAACATGCCCAGCCTCTCGGCCGAGGAAGCGCCGAAGCTTAAGCCCTATATGGCGCTGGCCGAAAAGCTCGGCTCGCTGGTGGGCCAGCTGGCCCATGGCGATCTGCCCAAGATCAGCATCGAGGTAGAAGGCGCGGCCGCGCGGCTCAACCAGAAGCCGATCACCGGCGCGGTGATGGCCGGCCTGATGAAGCGCTTCTCCTCCAGCGTGAACATGGTCAACGCGCCGTTCCTCGCCAAGGAGCGGGGCATGGAAGTGCGCGAAGTTCGCAATGAGAACGAAGGCGTCTATCACACGCTGGTGCGGGTGACGGTGGCGACCAGCCAGGGCGATCGCTCCGTGGCGGGCACGCTGTTCGGCAACACCGCTCCGCGGCTGGTGGAGATCTTCGGCATCGGCATCGAAGCCGATCTCGACGGCCACATGCTCTATATCGTGAACGAGGACGCGCCGGGCTTCATCGGCCGCATCGGCGGCCTGCTGGGCGAAGCGGGCATCAACATCGGCACCTTCCATCTCGGCCGCCGCTCGGCGGGGGGCGAGGCGGTGCTGCTGCTGAGCGTGGACCAGGCGATCCCCGCGGACGTGATCGCCCGCGCCGAACAGCTGCAGGGCGTGAAAGTGGTGAAGGCGCTGGCCTTCTGA
- a CDS encoding ATP phosphoribosyltransferase regulatory subunit yields the protein MIDPTADLLPEGLEDRLPQSAAAATRIERAMLAAMDAHGYDRVRPPLIEFEKSMAARTDGLRTRNMFRFVDPKSLRMLALRSDMTAQVGRISATGLGSAPRPLRLCYAGQVARMTGDMLDPRREDLQIGAELIGSDTIDAAAEIVALAIEALEAAGATGVSVDFTLPDLVDTLAAAEFPLDPDQVQAVRRELDAKDAGGLKAAGGAAYLPLLSAIGPFEQAIARLEELDASGTLASRIEGLRQIAARVEGRARLTLDPSERHDLEYQSWFGFTIYAEGVRGALGRGGTYRIGGREEPATGFSLYPEELIEVLKTDEPRRPAVFLPLGHDREAAAELRRSGWRTLAALSETDDAAAIGCSHILDGQAARPL from the coding sequence ATGATCGATCCGACCGCAGACCTGCTGCCCGAAGGGCTGGAAGACCGCCTGCCCCAGAGCGCGGCCGCGGCCACGCGGATCGAGCGGGCGATGCTCGCGGCGATGGACGCGCATGGCTATGACCGTGTGCGGCCGCCGCTGATAGAGTTCGAGAAATCCATGGCCGCGCGCACCGATGGGCTGCGCACGCGCAACATGTTCCGCTTCGTCGATCCCAAGAGCCTGCGGATGCTGGCGCTGCGGTCCGACATGACGGCGCAGGTGGGGCGCATTTCCGCCACCGGGCTCGGCAGTGCGCCGCGCCCGCTGCGGCTGTGCTATGCCGGGCAGGTGGCGCGGATGACGGGCGACATGCTCGATCCCCGGCGCGAGGATCTGCAGATCGGCGCGGAACTGATCGGCAGCGATACGATCGATGCCGCGGCCGAGATCGTCGCGCTGGCGATCGAGGCGCTGGAAGCTGCGGGCGCGACCGGAGTCTCCGTCGATTTCACGCTGCCGGACCTCGTCGACACGCTGGCCGCAGCCGAATTTCCGCTCGACCCCGATCAGGTGCAGGCTGTGCGGCGGGAGTTGGACGCGAAGGATGCCGGTGGGCTCAAGGCGGCGGGCGGGGCGGCCTATCTGCCGTTGCTTTCCGCCATTGGGCCGTTCGAGCAGGCGATTGCCCGGCTGGAAGAGTTGGACGCCAGCGGCACGCTCGCCTCGCGCATCGAGGGTCTGCGACAGATCGCTGCCCGTGTGGAAGGCCGCGCCCGCCTTACGCTCGACCCCTCCGAACGGCACGATCTCGAATACCAGAGCTGGTTCGGCTTCACCATCTATGCGGAGGGCGTGCGCGGCGCGCTGGGCCGCGGCGGAACCTATCGCATCGGCGGCAGGGAAGAGCCGGCCACCGGCTTCTCGCTTTATCCCGAGGAACTGATCGAGGTCCTGAAGACCGATGAGCCGCGCCGCCCGGCGGTGTTCCTGCCCCTGGGGCATGATCGCGAAGCGGCGGCCGAACTGCGCCGGTCCGGCTGGCGCACTCTGGCGGCACTGAGCGAGACGGATGATGCCGCCGCGATCGGCTGCTCGCACATCCTCGACGGGCAAGCCGCCCGCCCGCTTTAG
- a CDS encoding alpha/beta hydrolase yields the protein MPRLETLLRFALAHPHDLAGPGRPVVHGARHQWPDRVLPYGPNPLQQLDFYRAGDGSRPLLVFLHGGAWQFGDKARRLKDCKAPFAHEQGWHFASIGFRMVPEVGVAEMARDCARGIRLLVEEAATLGIDPARIVLMGHSSGAHLAALLGCDPAYMEEQGLAVDMLAGIIANDGSAYDAGQPSVGPRWLHRRLIAPAFPGEPSERAALSPVCHASRPPNAPRFLILHTAHGHGSRQAHALEEALRRGGTPVERHGFAGRGTMAHVRMSRRFGVPGHPATEITRRWLVEHFGAVPRG from the coding sequence ATGCCGCGCCTCGAGACTCTCCTTCGTTTCGCGCTGGCGCACCCCCACGACCTTGCCGGCCCCGGACGCCCCGTCGTGCACGGCGCAAGGCATCAATGGCCGGATCGGGTGCTCCCCTATGGCCCGAACCCCCTGCAGCAACTGGATTTCTATCGCGCAGGGGATGGCAGCCGGCCGCTGCTGGTTTTCCTGCACGGCGGCGCCTGGCAGTTCGGCGACAAGGCCCGACGACTGAAGGACTGCAAGGCGCCCTTCGCGCATGAGCAAGGCTGGCATTTCGCATCCATCGGCTTTCGCATGGTGCCCGAAGTGGGCGTTGCCGAAATGGCGCGGGACTGCGCCCGGGGTATCCGCCTGCTGGTGGAGGAAGCGGCGACGCTCGGGATCGATCCCGCGCGCATTGTGCTGATGGGGCATAGTTCGGGTGCGCATCTGGCGGCCCTGCTGGGGTGCGACCCCGCTTACATGGAGGAGCAGGGGCTGGCGGTGGACATGCTGGCCGGCATCATCGCCAACGACGGTTCCGCCTATGATGCCGGCCAGCCGAGCGTGGGGCCGCGGTGGTTGCACCGCCGGCTCATCGCGCCGGCCTTCCCGGGGGAACCGAGTGAGCGGGCCGCTCTATCGCCCGTGTGCCACGCCTCGCGGCCGCCCAACGCGCCCCGGTTCCTGATCCTCCACACCGCCCATGGGCACGGATCGCGCCAGGCGCACGCACTGGAGGAGGCGCTGCGCCGTGGCGGCACGCCGGTTGAGCGCCACGGCTTCGCCGGGCGCGGCACAATGGCGCATGTGAGGATGAGCCGCCGCTTCGGGGTGCCGGGCCACCCCGCCACGGAAATCACCCGCCGCTGGCTGGTGGAGCACTTCGGCGCGGTGCCGCGCGGCTAA
- a CDS encoding PilZ domain-containing protein codes for MMWARAQAAVLEPARDKRGEDRKRLRLEAVSSTTHAGRARVLVHDISQSGILFESTADLMVDEVVQVDLPTKEQVSARIRWSSGDLFGCEFEEPISSAAVSAAMLISPPYEGPQSEAKPWYAEEPVFPDPHLEPFPSWMRAIVIVGLAALSWGAILLIASTVF; via the coding sequence ATGATGTGGGCAAGAGCGCAGGCGGCGGTTCTGGAACCGGCCCGCGACAAGCGCGGAGAGGATCGCAAAAGGCTGCGGCTTGAGGCGGTCAGCAGCACCACCCATGCAGGCCGCGCCCGCGTGCTGGTCCACGACATCTCGCAATCCGGCATCCTGTTCGAAAGCACCGCCGACCTGATGGTGGACGAGGTGGTACAGGTGGACCTGCCCACAAAAGAGCAGGTGTCCGCCCGTATCCGCTGGTCAAGCGGCGATCTGTTCGGCTGCGAGTTCGAGGAACCGATTTCCAGCGCGGCCGTGAGCGCCGCCATGCTGATCTCTCCTCCCTACGAGGGCCCGCAAAGCGAAGCGAAGCCGTGGTATGCGGAAGAGCCCGTGTTCCCCGATCCCCATTTGGAGCCCTTCCCCAGCTGGATGCGGGCAATCGTGATCGTGGGCCTCGCCGCCCTCTCCTGGGGTGCAATCCTGCTCATCGCCTCAACCGTGTTCTGA
- a CDS encoding adenylosuccinate synthase, which translates to MANVTVIGAQWGDEGKGKIVDWLASRADVVVRFQGGHNAGHTLVVGDTTYKLSLLPSGIVTGTLSLIGNGVVLDPWALKAELERLEGQGVSITPANFGIADNCPLILPLHRDLDGLREAAAGKGKIGTTGRGIGPAYEDKVGRRAIRVCDLAHLDELDPQLDRLCAHHDALRAGFGEPPVDRAALLEDLRGIAPFVQQFAQPVWKRLRDVRKEGAKILFEGAQGVLLDVDHGTYPFVTSSNTVSGTVASGSGLGPNSAGFVLGIVKAYTTRVGSGPFPTELEDETGEELGRKGHEFGTVTARKRRCGWFDAVLVRQSCAISGVTGIALTKLDVLDGFETIKICTGYRLDGDVIDYLPSHAAEQARVEPVYEEIEGWSETTAGARSWAELPAQAIKYIRRIEELIECPVASVSTSPERDDTILVRDPFAD; encoded by the coding sequence ATGGCCAATGTTACCGTGATCGGCGCCCAGTGGGGTGACGAGGGCAAGGGCAAGATCGTCGACTGGCTGGCGAGCCGGGCGGATGTCGTGGTGCGCTTCCAGGGCGGGCACAACGCCGGCCACACGCTGGTGGTGGGCGACACCACGTACAAGCTCAGCCTGCTGCCCAGCGGCATCGTCACCGGCACGCTGTCGCTGATCGGCAATGGCGTGGTGCTGGACCCGTGGGCGCTGAAGGCGGAGCTCGAACGGCTGGAGGGGCAGGGCGTCTCCATTACCCCTGCAAATTTCGGCATCGCGGACAATTGTCCGCTGATCCTGCCGCTGCATCGCGATCTCGATGGCCTGCGCGAAGCGGCGGCCGGCAAGGGCAAGATCGGCACCACCGGCCGCGGCATCGGCCCGGCCTATGAAGACAAGGTCGGCCGCCGTGCGATCCGTGTCTGTGATCTGGCGCATCTGGACGAACTCGACCCGCAGCTTGACCGGCTGTGCGCGCATCACGATGCGCTGCGCGCCGGATTCGGCGAGCCGCCGGTCGATCGAGCGGCGTTGCTTGAAGATCTGCGTGGGATCGCGCCCTTCGTGCAGCAATTCGCTCAGCCCGTGTGGAAGCGCCTGCGCGATGTGCGCAAGGAAGGGGCGAAAATTCTGTTCGAGGGCGCGCAAGGAGTGCTGCTCGACGTCGACCACGGCACCTATCCCTTCGTCACCAGCTCAAACACTGTCAGCGGCACGGTCGCCAGTGGCAGCGGGCTCGGCCCCAATTCGGCCGGCTTCGTGCTCGGGATCGTGAAGGCTTACACCACCCGCGTGGGCTCTGGCCCGTTCCCGACCGAGCTGGAAGACGAGACTGGCGAGGAATTGGGGCGAAAGGGGCATGAATTCGGCACGGTCACTGCGCGCAAGCGCCGCTGTGGCTGGTTCGATGCCGTGCTCGTACGCCAGAGCTGCGCGATCAGCGGCGTGACCGGTATCGCGCTTACGAAGCTGGATGTGCTCGACGGTTTCGAAACGATCAAGATTTGCACCGGATACCGGTTAGATGGGGACGTGATCGATTATCTCCCCAGCCACGCGGCCGAGCAGGCGCGTGTCGAACCGGTCTATGAAGAGATCGAAGGTTGGAGCGAAACCACCGCCGGGGCGCGCAGCTGGGCCGAGCTTCCGGCGCAGGCGATCAAGTACATCCGCCGGATCGAAGAGCTGATCGAATGCCCTGTGGCTTCCGTATCCACCAGCCCGGAGCGGGACGATACGATCCTGGTGCGCGACCCCTTCGCAGACTGA
- a CDS encoding winged helix DNA-binding protein, with the protein MAQAGTVEDFTYGAANDAAGLPLAVSVYADRAYLRAEIAEDAAAAGMVLRECGPVSDLLTGSAKPLGEVVLLDCPVLDSACCAALARLDMRVAHAGAQLVVSTSVAALDDVFACCDQSNPQILVDPSRAERVIALGRVLARVPNLRLRELSEDDRLTLLRLTEQVGQIAERLERLSAAGGQADRIENADGASAFRFESPAPAYVGPVEGGADRLGRSARVPLPDPRLVRRILRQRQLRARFFDGDLFADPAWDMLLDLTAARAEHVRVSVTSLCIASGVPPTTALRWIGQMTAGGLLQRVEDETDRRRAFIALTDRAADGMARYFAELGRTAAQLV; encoded by the coding sequence ATGGCGCAGGCAGGTACGGTCGAAGATTTCACCTATGGGGCGGCCAATGATGCGGCGGGGCTGCCGCTGGCTGTCTCCGTGTATGCGGATCGGGCTTATCTGCGGGCCGAAATCGCGGAAGACGCGGCGGCGGCTGGCATGGTGCTGCGCGAATGCGGCCCGGTGTCCGATCTGCTCACGGGATCGGCCAAGCCTCTCGGCGAAGTGGTTCTGCTCGATTGCCCGGTGCTCGATTCCGCCTGCTGCGCAGCACTGGCGCGGCTGGATATGCGGGTGGCGCATGCGGGGGCTCAGCTGGTGGTTTCGACTTCGGTCGCGGCGCTGGACGATGTGTTCGCCTGTTGCGACCAGTCCAACCCGCAGATTCTGGTCGATCCCTCGCGTGCGGAGCGGGTGATCGCGCTGGGCCGCGTGCTGGCGCGCGTGCCCAATCTCCGGCTGCGCGAACTGTCGGAGGACGATCGCCTGACGCTTCTGCGGCTGACGGAGCAAGTCGGGCAGATCGCGGAACGGCTGGAACGGCTGAGCGCCGCCGGCGGGCAGGCTGATCGCATTGAGAATGCGGACGGCGCAAGCGCCTTCCGGTTCGAGAGCCCGGCCCCCGCTTATGTCGGCCCGGTGGAGGGCGGGGCAGACCGGCTCGGCCGTTCCGCACGCGTGCCGCTGCCCGATCCGCGCCTCGTGCGCCGCATCCTGCGCCAGCGGCAATTGCGTGCCCGTTTCTTCGACGGCGATCTTTTCGCCGATCCGGCGTGGGACATGCTGCTCGATCTCACCGCCGCCCGGGCGGAGCACGTGCGTGTCTCCGTCACCTCGCTGTGCATCGCCAGCGGCGTCCCGCCCACCACGGCCCTGCGCTGGATCGGCCAGATGACGGCGGGCGGCCTGCTTCAGCGGGTGGAGGACGAGACCGATCGCCGCCGCGCCTTCATTGCGCTCACCGATCGGGCAGCGGACGGCATGGCGCGCTATTTCGCGGAACTGGGCCGCACGGCCGCACAGCTGGTTTAG
- a CDS encoding TlpA family protein disulfide reductase — MSRSPLLLTCALAFLVGACDRESAQPAQPQESAAPDPGELAGTIDRSFAGQPMPPATVSDPSGTTMALAETKGKPVLMNLWATWCAPCVKEMPLLDDLAGDVEGDVRVLTISEDLKGAEAVKPFFTENGFAHLPMWMDQKNDLAIAFGGGTVLPLTVLYDAEGKEVWRVIGAYDWGSEEARTAVKEALAS, encoded by the coding sequence ATGTCCCGTTCGCCCTTGCTGCTCACTTGCGCACTCGCCTTCCTCGTGGGGGCTTGCGATAGGGAAAGCGCCCAACCCGCGCAACCACAGGAAAGCGCAGCACCCGATCCCGGCGAATTAGCCGGCACGATCGACCGCAGCTTCGCCGGACAGCCGATGCCTCCGGCCACCGTCAGCGATCCCTCGGGCACAACGATGGCGCTGGCCGAAACCAAGGGCAAACCGGTGCTGATGAACCTGTGGGCCACCTGGTGCGCGCCCTGCGTGAAGGAGATGCCGCTGCTGGACGATCTCGCCGGTGACGTGGAAGGCGACGTGCGCGTGCTGACGATCAGCGAGGATCTGAAGGGCGCCGAAGCGGTGAAGCCCTTCTTCACCGAGAACGGCTTTGCCCACCTGCCCATGTGGATGGACCAGAAGAACGACCTGGCCATCGCCTTCGGCGGTGGCACGGTGCTGCCGCTGACGGTGCTGTATGATGCCGAGGGCAAGGAAGTGTGGCGCGTGATCGGCGCCTATGACTGGGGCAGCGAGGAAGCGCGCACCGCCGTGAAGGAAGCGCTGGCGAGCTAA
- the argH gene encoding argininosuccinate lyase, protein MWGGRFAEGPSAIMREINASIPFDKALWRQDIAASKAHVAMLGACGIVSAEDARAIEAGLDRVAAEYEADGVPEDWDLEDIHMTTESRLAELIGPAAGRLHTARSRNDQVATDFRLWVREAMEQADAGLEALQKALVTRAGEAADAIMPGFTHLQTAQPVTLGHHLMAYYEMIRRDRSRFRDARHRMNESPLGSAALAGTGFPIDRDMTAQALGFDRPTANSLDAVSDRDFALDYLQAAAQCALHLSRLAEEFVIWASQPFGFVRMPDALSTGSSIMPQKKNPDAAELVRGHAGRIVGCATALMVTMKGLPLAYSKDMQDDKPPVFEAANLLGLSIAAMTGMVADAVFRTDRMRQAAELGYATATDLADWLVREANIPFREAHHITGAAVKLAEGKGVALDALSLQELQAIDSRVGEGVFAALSVEASVAARCSHGGTAPVEVRRQVAAARKVLEMDG, encoded by the coding sequence ATGTGGGGTGGGCGCTTCGCCGAAGGGCCGAGCGCCATCATGCGCGAGATTAACGCTTCCATTCCGTTCGACAAGGCGCTGTGGCGGCAGGATATCGCGGCCAGCAAGGCGCATGTCGCCATGCTGGGCGCCTGCGGCATCGTGTCCGCGGAGGATGCGCGCGCGATCGAGGCCGGGCTGGACCGTGTGGCAGCAGAATATGAAGCCGATGGGGTGCCGGAGGACTGGGATCTCGAAGACATTCACATGACGACCGAAAGCCGCCTGGCGGAGCTGATTGGCCCCGCGGCCGGGCGGCTCCACACGGCGCGCAGCCGCAACGATCAGGTTGCCACCGACTTCCGCCTGTGGGTGCGGGAAGCGATGGAACAGGCCGATGCCGGGCTGGAGGCGCTGCAGAAGGCGCTCGTCACCCGCGCGGGGGAGGCGGCGGATGCGATCATGCCCGGCTTCACCCACCTGCAGACGGCGCAGCCGGTGACGCTGGGCCATCACCTGATGGCCTATTACGAGATGATCCGGCGCGATCGCTCCCGCTTCCGCGATGCGCGCCACCGGATGAACGAAAGCCCGCTGGGCAGCGCGGCGCTGGCGGGCACCGGTTTCCCAATCGACCGCGACATGACGGCGCAAGCGCTGGGCTTCGATCGACCCACCGCCAACAGCCTCGATGCCGTGTCCGACCGGGATTTTGCATTGGATTACCTGCAGGCGGCGGCGCAATGCGCGCTGCATCTGTCGCGGCTGGCGGAGGAGTTCGTGATCTGGGCCAGCCAGCCCTTCGGCTTCGTGCGCATGCCCGATGCGCTCAGCACCGGCAGCTCGATCATGCCGCAGAAGAAGAACCCCGACGCGGCGGAGCTGGTGCGCGGCCATGCGGGCCGTATCGTCGGCTGCGCCACCGCGCTGATGGTGACGATGAAGGGCCTGCCGCTCGCCTATTCGAAGGACATGCAGGACGACAAGCCGCCGGTGTTCGAAGCGGCGAACCTCCTCGGCCTCTCCATCGCGGCGATGACCGGGATGGTGGCCGATGCCGTGTTCCGCACCGATCGCATGCGCCAGGCGGCGGAACTGGGATATGCCACGGCCACCGACCTGGCGGACTGGCTGGTGCGCGAGGCGAACATTCCCTTCCGCGAGGCGCATCACATCACGGGCGCCGCGGTCAAGCTGGCGGAAGGCAAGGGCGTTGCGCTCGATGCGCTGTCGCTGCAGGAACTGCAGGCGATCGATTCGCGCGTGGGTGAAGGCGTATTCGCGGCGCTGTCCGTGGAAGCCTCCGTGGCCGCGCGCTGCAGCCACGGCGGCACTGCGCCGGTGGAAGTGCGCAGGCAGGTGGCCGCCGCGCGCAAGGTTCTGGAGATGGACGGATGA
- the lysA gene encoding diaminopimelate decarboxylase, whose product MDHFQLRNGELYAEDVPLARIAEEAGTPVYVYSRATLERHARVFREGLSVLPRVHCAFAVKANPNLAVLRVMQREGFGADVVSGGELARALAAGMPAAHIVFSGVGKQARELVQGLDAGIGQFNIESEEEGLELAEIAAARGQRAACALRVNPDVDAGTHEKISTGKAENKFGVPIDRAPGIFARLSALPGLDMRGVAVHIGSQLSDLAPMETAFGKVGDLVATIRAQGCTVTHVDLGGGLGVPYKAGEVMPSPAEYGAMIARVTRGWDVTLMFEPGRVIAGNAGILLTRVIRVKRSSNRAPFVIVDAAMNDLARPALYGSWHDFDAVKPRGEKMTANIVGPICETGDTFAMGREIDAMEAGDLAVFRTAGAYGATMASSYNSRGFVAEVMVDGDRFATVADRIPPEEIYAAERVPDWLA is encoded by the coding sequence ATGGACCATTTTCAACTCCGTAACGGCGAGCTTTACGCCGAAGACGTGCCGCTCGCCCGCATTGCCGAGGAAGCCGGCACGCCGGTCTATGTCTATTCGCGCGCCACGCTGGAACGACACGCGCGCGTATTCCGTGAAGGGCTGTCGGTGCTGCCCAGGGTGCATTGCGCCTTCGCGGTGAAGGCCAATCCCAACCTCGCCGTGCTGCGGGTGATGCAGCGCGAAGGCTTCGGCGCGGATGTGGTCTCCGGCGGCGAACTGGCGCGCGCGCTGGCGGCCGGGATGCCGGCGGCCCACATCGTCTTTTCGGGCGTCGGCAAGCAGGCGCGCGAACTGGTGCAGGGCCTTGATGCCGGGATCGGCCAGTTCAACATCGAATCCGAGGAAGAAGGGCTGGAGCTGGCGGAGATTGCCGCCGCCCGGGGGCAACGCGCCGCCTGCGCGCTCCGCGTCAATCCCGATGTGGATGCCGGCACGCATGAGAAGATCTCCACCGGCAAGGCGGAAAACAAGTTCGGCGTGCCGATCGACCGCGCGCCGGGGATCTTCGCCCGCCTGTCCGCTCTGCCTGGGCTCGATATGCGGGGCGTCGCTGTGCATATCGGCAGCCAGCTGTCCGACCTTGCGCCGATGGAAACCGCCTTCGGCAAGGTGGGCGATCTGGTCGCCACCATCCGCGCGCAGGGCTGCACGGTCACCCATGTCGATCTCGGCGGCGGGCTGGGCGTGCCCTACAAGGCGGGCGAGGTGATGCCGTCCCCGGCCGAATATGGCGCGATGATCGCCCGCGTCACCCGGGGCTGGGATGTCACGCTGATGTTCGAGCCGGGCCGCGTGATCGCGGGCAATGCCGGCATCCTGCTGACGCGCGTGATCCGGGTGAAGCGCAGTTCCAACCGCGCGCCCTTCGTGATCGTGGACGCGGCGATGAACGATCTCGCCCGTCCCGCGCTCTACGGATCGTGGCATGATTTCGACGCGGTGAAGCCGCGCGGAGAGAAGATGACGGCGAATATCGTCGGCCCGATCTGCGAGACCGGCGACACCTTCGCCATGGGTCGGGAGATCGACGCGATGGAGGCGGGAGACCTGGCCGTGTTCCGCACGGCGGGTGCCTATGGCGCCACCATGGCCTCCAGCTACAATTCGCGCGGCTTCGTGGCCGAGGTGATGGTGGATGGAGACCGCTTCGCCACCGTGGCCGATCGCATCCCGCCCGAGGAAATCTACGCCGCGGAACGGGTGCCCGACTGGCTGGCATGA
- a CDS encoding precorrin-2 dehydrogenase/sirohydrochlorin ferrochelatase family protein: MRSLPLFHRIAGQAVIVLGDEAGAEPKWRLVERAGGKPVGDLEEGLARGARLAFVAYASAEACEAAAARLRAAGALVNVVDRPDLCDFTVPSILERDPVLLAVGTSGASAGLAKQLRLRLEALLPSRLGALALGLQEARGALRARWPGAGERRRVLDAALGAGGPLDPLDDASADRLPAWLAAGAQDAMRREIEFEISGDDPDDLTLRQARWLGTADHVLFDAAIAPAILDRARADAQRHVLPCDSGALRGSVVILRRPNGAG, from the coding sequence ATGCGCTCGCTCCCGCTGTTCCATCGCATAGCCGGACAGGCGGTGATCGTGCTGGGCGACGAGGCCGGCGCCGAACCGAAATGGCGGCTGGTCGAACGTGCGGGCGGGAAGCCCGTGGGCGATCTGGAAGAAGGGCTAGCGCGCGGCGCACGACTGGCCTTCGTCGCCTATGCCAGTGCGGAAGCCTGCGAAGCGGCTGCCGCGCGGCTGCGGGCGGCGGGCGCTCTCGTCAATGTCGTGGATCGGCCAGATCTATGCGACTTTACCGTTCCCAGCATCCTCGAACGCGATCCGGTGCTGCTGGCAGTGGGCACCTCCGGCGCCTCGGCCGGGCTCGCCAAGCAGCTGCGGCTGCGGCTGGAGGCACTGCTGCCGTCGCGGCTGGGCGCGCTGGCGCTGGGCCTGCAGGAGGCGCGCGGCGCCTTGCGGGCGCGCTGGCCCGGCGCGGGTGAGCGGCGGCGAGTCCTCGACGCCGCCCTGGGGGCGGGCGGCCCGCTCGATCCGCTGGACGACGCCAGCGCCGATCGTCTGCCCGCGTGGCTTGCCGCAGGGGCCCAGGACGCGATGCGGCGGGAGATCGAGTTCGAAATCTCCGGCGACGACCCCGACGACCTCACGCTACGGCAGGCGCGCTGGCTCGGCACTGCCGATCATGTGCTGTTCGATGCCGCCATCGCCCCGGCGATCCTCGACCGCGCGCGGGCGGACGCGCAGCGGCATGTCCTGCCCTGCGACAGCGGTGCCCTGCGCGGAAGTGTGGTGATACTGCGCCGCCCCAACGGTGCGGGCTAA